Proteins co-encoded in one Arthrobacter sp. ERGS1:01 genomic window:
- a CDS encoding alpha/beta hydrolase family protein, producing MASSAHSSNTWLKWGLLGAGAAGAAAFTVVTATSALAAYFARRVVTPEKARIDDVAILAVIPNGPNLQVVLEATPDTIVEGRYAIYFDNARAHAVIGDIVSYVPREGSVTREVLDVVGGDLRTATAGWWSGSIYAHPSEMGLDSEDVILELPDGPAPAWLVPAPHALPTWAIMVHGRGATRAEGLRAVAAAQRLGMNSLLISYRNDGDAPAAADGRYGLGVTEWQDVEVAIDYAVARGAKDVVLFGFSMGGAICLQAADLSRSRRHILAMVLDAPVISWVNVLAHQAQLNRIPDYIGRYGQLMLSHRLGRRITGLAAPVNLKSMDWVTRAVELRTPTLVLHSIDDDFVPYGPTAKLAKLNPEMVTFEPFSKARHTKEWNLDSARWENVVESWLRPRLGRYGLPRD from the coding sequence ATGGCATCTTCGGCGCACTCCTCCAACACCTGGCTCAAGTGGGGCCTGCTGGGTGCCGGTGCCGCCGGCGCCGCCGCATTCACGGTAGTCACGGCGACCTCCGCACTGGCCGCCTACTTTGCCCGGCGTGTGGTCACGCCGGAAAAGGCCCGGATAGACGACGTCGCGATCCTCGCCGTGATCCCCAACGGACCCAATCTGCAGGTGGTCCTCGAGGCGACCCCGGACACCATCGTGGAGGGCCGCTACGCGATCTACTTCGACAACGCCCGCGCCCACGCCGTGATCGGGGACATCGTCTCCTATGTTCCCCGCGAGGGAAGCGTCACCCGGGAGGTGCTGGACGTGGTGGGCGGGGACTTGCGCACGGCCACGGCAGGCTGGTGGTCCGGGAGCATCTACGCGCACCCGTCCGAGATGGGCCTCGACTCCGAGGACGTCATCCTGGAGCTGCCCGACGGCCCCGCACCGGCCTGGCTGGTGCCGGCGCCCCATGCCCTGCCCACCTGGGCCATCATGGTGCACGGCCGCGGCGCCACCCGGGCCGAGGGCCTGCGGGCCGTGGCCGCCGCCCAGCGACTGGGCATGAATTCGCTCCTGATCTCCTACCGGAACGACGGCGACGCTCCCGCGGCCGCGGACGGACGCTACGGCCTGGGCGTGACCGAATGGCAGGACGTGGAGGTCGCGATCGATTACGCCGTGGCCCGCGGAGCGAAGGACGTGGTGTTGTTTGGCTTCTCGATGGGCGGGGCCATCTGCCTGCAGGCGGCCGATCTTTCCCGCAGCCGCCGGCACATCCTGGCCATGGTGCTTGACGCGCCCGTCATCAGCTGGGTCAACGTGTTGGCGCACCAGGCGCAGCTGAACAGGATCCCGGATTACATTGGCCGCTACGGCCAGCTCATGCTCAGCCACCGGCTGGGCCGGCGCATCACGGGCCTGGCCGCCCCCGTCAACCTCAAGAGCATGGACTGGGTGACCCGGGCCGTGGAGCTGCGCACGCCCACCCTGGTGCTGCACAGCATCGACGACGACTTCGTCCCCTACGGGCCCACCGCGAAATTGGCAAAACTCAATCCCGAGATGGTCACCTTCGAGCCGTTCAGCAAGGCCCGGCACACCAAGGAATGGAACCTCGACTCGGCACGCTGGGAGAACGTCGTGGAGTCCTGGCTGCGTCCGCGGCTGGGCCGCTACGGCCTGCCGCGGGACTAG
- a CDS encoding DMT family transporter, translating to MAWIVLIISGMLEAVWATALGKSEGFSKLAPTITFAVAIIASMAGLAWAMRTLPTGTSYAVWVGIGAALTVGYAMATGSEAVSVVKVLLLLGLVSCIVGLKLAH from the coding sequence ATGGCATGGATCGTCTTAATTATCTCGGGAATGCTTGAAGCCGTGTGGGCCACCGCCCTCGGCAAGAGCGAGGGTTTCAGCAAGCTGGCCCCCACCATCACCTTCGCAGTGGCGATCATCGCCAGCATGGCCGGACTGGCCTGGGCCATGCGCACGCTGCCCACGGGAACCTCCTACGCCGTCTGGGTGGGGATTGGCGCCGCCCTCACCGTCGGCTACGCGATGGCCACCGGATCCGAGGCCGTCTCCGTGGTGAAGGTATTGCTGCTGCTGGGCTTGGTCTCCTGCATCGTGGGACTCAAGCTCGCGCACTAA
- a CDS encoding PD-(D/E)XK nuclease family protein, with the protein MSSPALAHSTDLGRMYARSLTDPPKVPSITTVIGQQATSLDGWIGYMAATAVSKHPDLASAVGNPGQLRTVVRDSSNAAEQYRDAAAARGDRVHHYCEQVALRVLDRPHLVEEARDALAGRGEEKFADRFDAWWEEYKVQPLAPEITVWNESVGYAGTLDLVATIGGKLCIIDYKTKGTDRNGQVKSLDAKVVMQLVAGMKAEESIVDEAAGTWEAWKYGQDPILLGVAIGETEVRTLRANPAVLKEHWFKFASLRRVWQTTQDAAAAGAPLLPIAPPAG; encoded by the coding sequence ATGAGTTCACCGGCATTGGCACACAGCACAGATCTGGGGCGCATGTACGCCCGTTCCCTGACGGATCCGCCCAAGGTTCCCTCCATCACCACCGTCATTGGCCAACAGGCCACCAGCCTCGACGGCTGGATCGGTTACATGGCTGCCACCGCCGTCTCCAAACACCCGGATCTGGCCTCCGCCGTCGGCAATCCCGGCCAGCTGCGCACCGTGGTCCGCGACAGCTCCAACGCGGCGGAACAATACCGCGACGCCGCGGCCGCCCGCGGGGACCGGGTGCACCACTACTGCGAGCAGGTGGCGCTGCGGGTCCTTGACCGGCCCCACCTGGTGGAGGAAGCTCGCGATGCCCTGGCCGGACGCGGTGAGGAAAAGTTCGCCGACCGCTTTGATGCCTGGTGGGAGGAGTACAAGGTCCAGCCGCTGGCACCGGAGATCACGGTGTGGAACGAATCCGTTGGCTACGCCGGCACCCTTGACCTGGTGGCGACCATCGGCGGGAAGCTGTGCATCATCGACTACAAGACCAAGGGCACCGACAGGAACGGCCAGGTCAAGAGCCTCGACGCGAAGGTGGTCATGCAGCTGGTGGCCGGCATGAAGGCCGAGGAATCCATTGTGGATGAGGCCGCCGGTACGTGGGAGGCCTGGAAGTACGGGCAGGATCCCATCCTGCTCGGCGTTGCCATCGGTGAGACGGAGGTCCGCACGTTGCGCGCCAACCCGGCCGTGCTCAAGGAACACTGGTTCAAGTTCGCTTCCCTGCGCCGCGTATGGCAGACAACGCAGGATGCGGCGGCGGCCGGGGCCCCCTTGCTGCCGATCGCTCCTCCCGCCGGCTGA
- the zapE gene encoding cell division protein ZapE: MVHVEQLSTRRPAVSVEELLKGFVPSPRFGEVSFASYRPDPSQPSQAEAVRVLSEFGSTVAGKPASGLRKFFGGKAKKTDSRAGIYLDGGFGVGKTHLLSSLWHQVEGPKAIGTFVEYTNLVGALSFRKTVEALSSYKLVCIDEFELDDPGDTVLMSRLMRELADAGVKLAATSNTLPGALGDGRFAAVDFQREIQVLADQFEILHIDGEDFRHRGLPTPPQPLANSDLDAAMRREFGEKTVAVDDFATLVDHLAGVHPSRYRQLLDGVDAVVWRDVHTITEQSVALRFVVLADRLYDKDVPILASGAPLDQLFTPEMMTGGYQKKYFRAVSRLTALAREAQEAAAVPAPVA; encoded by the coding sequence TTGGTACACGTAGAGCAACTTTCCACCCGCCGCCCGGCCGTGTCGGTGGAGGAACTGCTAAAAGGCTTCGTCCCGTCGCCGCGCTTTGGCGAGGTGTCCTTTGCCAGCTACCGTCCGGACCCGTCCCAACCGTCCCAGGCCGAGGCCGTGCGGGTTTTGTCGGAGTTCGGGAGCACGGTGGCCGGCAAACCGGCGTCGGGGCTGCGCAAGTTCTTTGGCGGCAAGGCAAAGAAGACGGACTCGCGGGCCGGGATCTACCTCGACGGCGGCTTTGGCGTGGGCAAGACCCACCTGCTGTCCTCGCTGTGGCACCAGGTGGAGGGGCCCAAGGCCATCGGCACCTTTGTGGAGTACACGAACTTGGTGGGCGCGTTGTCGTTCCGCAAGACCGTGGAGGCCTTGAGCAGCTACAAGCTGGTGTGCATCGACGAGTTTGAGCTCGATGATCCGGGGGACACCGTGCTGATGTCCCGGCTCATGCGTGAACTGGCCGACGCCGGCGTGAAGCTCGCAGCCACGTCCAACACCCTGCCCGGCGCCCTGGGTGACGGCCGCTTTGCCGCCGTCGACTTCCAACGGGAAATCCAGGTGCTGGCGGACCAGTTCGAGATCCTGCACATCGACGGCGAGGACTTCCGCCACCGCGGACTGCCCACCCCGCCCCAGCCGTTGGCCAACAGCGACCTCGACGCCGCCATGCGCCGCGAGTTCGGTGAGAAGACCGTTGCCGTGGACGACTTTGCCACCCTCGTGGACCACCTTGCCGGGGTCCATCCCTCCCGTTACCGGCAGTTGCTGGACGGGGTCGACGCCGTGGTGTGGCGCGACGTGCACACCATCACCGAACAATCCGTGGCGCTGCGCTTCGTGGTGCTGGCCGACCGCCTGTACGACAAGGACGTGCCGATCCTGGCCAGCGGCGCCCCGCTGGATCAGCTGTTCACCCCGGAGATGATGACCGGCGGCTACCAGAAGAAGTACTTCCGTGCCGTGTCCCGCCTGACCGCACTGGCCCGCGAGGCCCAGGAGGCCGCGGCAGTGCCGGCGCCTGTCGCTTAA
- the ybaK gene encoding Cys-tRNA(Pro) deacylase has product MAKKKAPAHAGTPATVALTAAGVPFTAHAYTHDPAAASYGMEAAEVLGVAPGRVFKTLMADVDGTLAAAVVPVNGTLDLKALAHALGRKKAAMADPALAQRRTGYVLGGISPLGQRQASPTVLDESALGFDSIYVSGGRRGFDVELAPADLIALTSAMTAPIGNPGN; this is encoded by the coding sequence ATGGCAAAGAAGAAGGCACCCGCCCATGCGGGCACCCCTGCCACCGTGGCCCTGACCGCGGCCGGCGTGCCGTTCACGGCGCACGCCTACACCCACGACCCCGCCGCCGCCAGCTACGGCATGGAGGCGGCGGAGGTTTTGGGGGTGGCGCCCGGGCGGGTGTTCAAGACGTTGATGGCCGACGTCGACGGCACCCTCGCGGCCGCCGTCGTGCCCGTCAACGGGACCCTGGACCTGAAGGCCCTGGCCCACGCCCTGGGAAGGAAGAAGGCCGCCATGGCCGATCCCGCCCTGGCGCAACGGCGCACGGGCTATGTGCTCGGCGGCATCTCACCGCTGGGCCAGCGCCAGGCCTCCCCCACCGTGCTGGACGAGTCCGCCCTGGGTTTTGACAGCATCTACGTGTCCGGCGGACGCCGCGGCTTCGACGTGGAGCTGGCCCCAGCGGACCTGATCGCACTGACCAGCGCGATGACGGCGCCGATCGGCAACCCCGGCAACTAG
- a CDS encoding aldo/keto reductase, whose protein sequence is MHTRTLGQGLHVSAIGLGCMGMSQSYGPNPGDRRAMIGVLRGAVEAGITFFDTAEVYGPFVNEELVGEALRPVREEVVIATKFGWDIRNGTSLGLDSSPARIKTVAEESLRRLGVDSIDLFYQHRVDPNVPIEEVAGAVGELVQAGKVRHFGLSEAAAGTIRKAHAVFPVTAVQSEYSLWTRDPEREVLPTLAELGIGFVPFSPLGKGFLTGTVNPTTAFTDGDIRATIPRFTSENRAANQALVDHVARLAAAKNATSGQIALAWLLAQQPWIAPIPGTRRRSRVEENAAATSVPLSADELADLNTIANRIGVFGDRYNEAQMGFVGR, encoded by the coding sequence ATGCACACACGAACCCTCGGACAGGGCCTGCACGTCTCAGCGATCGGGCTCGGCTGCATGGGCATGTCCCAAAGTTATGGCCCCAACCCGGGCGACCGCCGAGCCATGATCGGCGTCCTGCGCGGCGCCGTCGAGGCTGGCATCACCTTCTTCGACACCGCGGAGGTGTACGGCCCCTTCGTCAACGAGGAGCTTGTGGGCGAAGCGCTCCGCCCTGTTCGTGAGGAGGTGGTGATCGCAACCAAGTTCGGCTGGGACATCCGCAACGGCACATCGCTCGGTCTGGACAGCTCACCGGCCCGCATCAAGACGGTCGCCGAGGAATCCCTCCGGCGCCTGGGCGTCGACTCAATCGACCTCTTCTACCAGCACCGGGTCGATCCCAACGTCCCCATTGAAGAGGTGGCCGGAGCCGTCGGCGAACTCGTCCAGGCCGGCAAGGTGCGCCACTTTGGCCTGTCCGAAGCGGCGGCCGGGACCATCCGCAAGGCACACGCCGTCTTTCCCGTCACCGCCGTCCAGAGCGAATACTCGCTGTGGACGCGGGACCCCGAACGGGAGGTGCTGCCCACCCTGGCCGAGCTGGGGATCGGGTTCGTCCCCTTCAGTCCCCTCGGCAAGGGATTCCTCACCGGAACCGTCAACCCGACCACCGCGTTCACGGACGGCGACATCCGGGCCACCATTCCACGCTTCACTTCCGAAAACCGTGCGGCCAACCAGGCGCTCGTGGACCATGTGGCCCGGCTCGCGGCGGCGAAGAACGCAACCTCCGGGCAAATCGCCCTGGCCTGGCTCCTGGCCCAACAACCGTGGATCGCCCCCATCCCCGGTACCCGGCGACGCTCCCGCGTGGAGGAGAATGCCGCGGCAACCTCCGTGCCGCTCTCGGCCGACGAGCTCGCCGACCTCAACACGATCGCGAACCGGATCGGCGTCTTCGGCGACCGGTACAACGAGGCCCAGATGGGATTCGTCGGCCGCTGA
- a CDS encoding SDR family NAD(P)-dependent oxidoreductase, with product MSKVIFITGAGRGLGPAIARQALDAGHRVIATGRRPGKISELLGESGNLLVAALDITNPDDAETVTAAAVAKFGRIDVLVNNASTFQAGFFEEISPEAMRRQLETNLFGPMNVTRAVLPQMRRQRSGHVLTISSTAGMIGQEFCAAYASSKFGVEGWMESLRFDLEPFGITTTIVEPGFFRTELLEEASTTWADTSIADYAARTSETKAGWQSMNGRQAGDPAKLAKALIQVIGLDEPPLRFVAGADAIPAIIAKGREISQQAEDSRALGFDLNFNN from the coding sequence ATGAGCAAGGTCATTTTCATCACCGGGGCAGGGCGCGGGCTCGGCCCCGCCATCGCCCGACAGGCGCTCGACGCCGGCCACCGGGTCATTGCCACCGGCCGCCGGCCCGGGAAGATCAGCGAGCTGCTGGGCGAGAGTGGGAACCTCCTGGTCGCCGCCCTGGACATCACCAACCCCGACGACGCCGAAACCGTCACGGCCGCCGCGGTGGCCAAATTCGGGAGGATCGACGTGCTCGTCAACAACGCCTCCACGTTCCAGGCCGGCTTCTTCGAGGAAATCTCGCCGGAGGCCATGCGCCGGCAACTTGAGACGAACTTGTTTGGCCCGATGAACGTCACCCGCGCCGTCCTGCCTCAAATGCGCCGGCAACGATCCGGCCATGTCCTCACCATCTCCTCGACGGCGGGGATGATCGGCCAGGAGTTCTGCGCGGCCTATGCGAGCAGCAAGTTCGGTGTTGAAGGGTGGATGGAATCCCTCCGCTTCGACCTGGAACCGTTCGGCATCACGACCACGATCGTCGAACCCGGATTCTTCCGCACCGAACTCCTCGAGGAGGCCTCGACCACCTGGGCCGACACCTCCATTGCGGACTACGCCGCCCGCACCTCCGAGACCAAGGCCGGCTGGCAGTCGATGAACGGACGGCAGGCCGGCGATCCGGCCAAGCTGGCGAAGGCACTGATCCAGGTCATTGGACTGGACGAGCCGCCGTTGCGGTTCGTCGCCGGCGCCGATGCCATCCCGGCCATCATCGCCAAGGGCCGGGAGATCAGCCAACAGGCCGAAGACTCCCGCGCACTCGGCTTTGACCTCAATTTCAACAACTAG
- the def gene encoding peptide deformylase, with product MAILSIRIIGDPVLRTTAEEVTEFGPELAKLIDDMAETMEDVRGAGLAAPQIGVNKRIFTYSVDGESGHVINPVIAASDDFQPDEPEGCLSVPGLGFSVRRHRWVRLTGVDKEGNPLDLEATGLLAKCFQHETDHLNGKLYVDRLDGDDRKTALRAIRTANYHDVTVETVTKRARTVGSAFGAGAAQ from the coding sequence ATGGCCATCCTGAGCATTCGCATCATTGGCGACCCCGTCCTGCGCACCACGGCGGAGGAGGTGACCGAGTTTGGCCCGGAGCTGGCCAAGTTGATCGATGACATGGCCGAGACCATGGAAGACGTCCGCGGCGCCGGCCTGGCGGCACCCCAGATCGGCGTGAACAAGCGGATCTTCACGTATTCCGTGGACGGGGAGTCCGGACACGTGATCAACCCCGTGATCGCAGCCAGCGACGATTTCCAGCCCGACGAGCCCGAGGGCTGCCTGTCCGTGCCCGGGCTGGGCTTCAGCGTCCGCCGGCACCGCTGGGTCCGCCTGACCGGCGTGGACAAGGAAGGCAACCCCCTCGACCTGGAGGCCACGGGCCTGCTCGCCAAGTGCTTCCAGCACGAAACCGACCACCTCAACGGGAAGCTTTACGTCGACAGGCTCGACGGTGACGACCGCAAGACCGCCCTGCGCGCCATCCGCACGGCCAACTACCATGACGTGACGGTCGAAACCGTGACCAAACGCGCCCGCACCGTGGGCTCCGCCTTTGGTGCCGGAGCCGCCCAATGA
- a CDS encoding helix-turn-helix transcriptional regulator, which produces MENQSEVREFLTSRRARISPEQAGLPSGGSHRRVAGLRRAEVAMLADLSVEYYAKLERGNIAGASAGVLEAIAGALQLDDAERAHLGDLARAAASPGPKLQRRAAKKHAPIRRGLQLALDTITAGPAFVRNGRMDILATNALGRAFYEDVFAAPGLGNLARFNFLDLERSQIFYPDWDGAADVSVAILRTEAGRNPYDKGLADLIGELSTRSDDFRTRWGAHNVRRHGTGVKNFHHAIVGDLTLAYEGLELTTEPDLSFLIYAAEPGSPSQERLRLLAGWAAEQPGGEEAASKAWAK; this is translated from the coding sequence GTGGAGAATCAATCGGAGGTTCGCGAATTCCTGACATCGCGGCGGGCACGCATCAGTCCCGAACAGGCGGGACTTCCCTCCGGCGGCAGCCACCGGCGGGTCGCCGGATTGCGCCGGGCCGAGGTCGCGATGCTGGCCGACCTCAGCGTGGAGTACTACGCCAAGCTGGAGCGCGGCAATATCGCGGGGGCGTCGGCCGGAGTCCTGGAAGCCATTGCCGGTGCGCTCCAACTCGATGACGCCGAGCGGGCGCACCTGGGCGATCTCGCCCGTGCCGCCGCGTCCCCGGGCCCCAAACTCCAGCGGCGGGCCGCCAAAAAGCACGCGCCCATTCGGCGGGGCCTGCAACTGGCCCTGGATACCATCACCGCCGGGCCGGCCTTTGTACGCAACGGCCGCATGGACATCCTGGCCACCAATGCCCTGGGCAGGGCGTTCTACGAGGATGTGTTCGCGGCTCCCGGCCTCGGAAACCTTGCCCGGTTCAACTTCCTCGACCTGGAACGGTCCCAGATCTTCTACCCCGACTGGGACGGGGCCGCGGATGTCTCGGTTGCCATCCTCCGCACCGAGGCCGGACGCAACCCGTACGACAAGGGACTTGCGGACCTCATCGGGGAACTGTCCACCCGCAGCGATGATTTTAGGACGCGGTGGGGTGCCCACAATGTGCGTCGGCACGGTACCGGGGTCAAGAATTTCCACCACGCGATCGTCGGCGACCTCACCTTGGCCTATGAGGGACTCGAGCTGACCACCGAACCCGACTTGTCCTTCCTCATCTACGCGGCGGAACCGGGGTCGCCATCGCAGGAACGCCTGCGCCTCCTGGCCGGTTGGGCCGCCGAGCAACCGGGCGGCGAGGAGGCGGCTTCCAAGGCTTGGGCCAAATGA
- the msrB gene encoding peptide-methionine (R)-S-oxide reductase MsrB, which yields MTASENPSVVKTDEQWRAELTPDEYAVLRKAGTERAYTGEYWDSMTEGVYACRACGAELFTSKEKFASHCGWPSFFAPLAEGTVRYLHDNTLGMKRIEVRCAACDSHLGHLFEGEGYDTPTDQRFCINSISLRLKEAGE from the coding sequence ATGACTGCTTCCGAAAATCCATCCGTGGTGAAGACCGACGAGCAATGGCGGGCCGAGCTGACGCCCGATGAATACGCCGTGCTGCGCAAGGCCGGCACCGAACGCGCCTACACCGGCGAATACTGGGACTCCATGACGGAGGGCGTGTACGCCTGCCGCGCCTGCGGGGCCGAGCTGTTCACCTCCAAGGAAAAGTTCGCTTCCCACTGCGGGTGGCCTTCCTTCTTCGCGCCGCTGGCCGAAGGCACCGTGCGGTACCTGCACGACAACACGCTGGGCATGAAGCGGATCGAGGTGCGCTGCGCCGCCTGCGACTCGCACCTGGGCCACCTGTTCGAGGGCGAGGGCTACGACACCCCCACCGACCAGCGCTTTTGCATCAACTCCATCTCCCTGCGGCTCAAGGAAGCCGGGGAGTAA
- a CDS encoding antitoxin — translation MSIFDDIKGKAEGLISGKEDAIKDGIEKAGDFVDGKTGDKFKDQVDGVQKAASDFVDGAGNK, via the coding sequence TTGTCTATTTTTGACGATATCAAGGGCAAGGCCGAGGGACTTATCAGCGGCAAGGAAGACGCGATCAAGGACGGCATTGAGAAGGCCGGCGACTTTGTCGACGGCAAGACCGGTGACAAGTTCAAGGATCAAGTCGACGGCGTCCAGAAGGCAGCATCCGACTTTGTCGATGGTGCCGGGAACAAGTAG
- a CDS encoding (R)-mandelonitrile lyase → MEFTTTVPTGKGPAAQFTGDVWYDVIYSGKEPSRTRTNMVRFAPGAHTFWHHHVLGQTLHVVAGIALVGTRDGVVFEAHPGDTVTCPPGEEHWHGAAEDRFMEHLAIWESDGTGAPETTWLEEVADEHYGAPRTRR, encoded by the coding sequence ATGGAATTCACCACCACAGTCCCGACAGGCAAGGGACCGGCAGCACAGTTCACCGGCGACGTCTGGTACGACGTCATATACTCCGGCAAGGAACCCTCCAGAACGCGCACGAACATGGTCCGCTTCGCCCCCGGCGCCCACACCTTCTGGCACCACCACGTCCTGGGACAAACCCTGCACGTTGTTGCCGGAATTGCCCTGGTCGGTACCCGTGACGGTGTGGTCTTCGAGGCCCACCCCGGCGACACCGTAACGTGCCCTCCCGGTGAGGAACACTGGCACGGCGCCGCCGAGGACCGGTTCATGGAACACCTCGCCATCTGGGAAAGCGATGGCACCGGTGCACCGGAAACCACCTGGCTCGAAGAGGTCGCCGACGAACACTACGGTGCTCCGCGAACCCGCCGGTAA
- a CDS encoding SufE family protein, which yields MTTSQALPPALAEIVNDFQELEERERLTLLLEFSRSLPALPERLTSHPELLEQVVECQSPLFLTVESEMTDHGEVIRLFFQAPPEAPTTRGFASVLFEGLDGLTAEEILAVPDDMPEQLGLTRAISPLRMRGMSAMLGRVKRKIAGGVRPAA from the coding sequence ATGACTACTTCACAAGCACTCCCGCCGGCGTTGGCGGAGATCGTCAATGATTTCCAGGAACTTGAGGAGCGTGAGCGGCTCACGCTCCTGCTGGAATTCTCACGGTCCCTGCCGGCGCTGCCGGAACGTTTAACGTCCCACCCCGAATTGCTCGAACAGGTGGTGGAATGCCAGTCGCCGCTGTTCCTGACCGTTGAATCGGAAATGACCGACCACGGCGAGGTCATTCGGTTGTTCTTCCAGGCACCCCCCGAGGCGCCCACGACCCGCGGCTTCGCCTCGGTCCTTTTTGAGGGGCTCGACGGGCTGACGGCGGAGGAGATCCTGGCCGTGCCCGACGACATGCCCGAGCAGCTGGGCCTGACGCGGGCCATCTCGCCGTTGCGCATGCGCGGGATGTCGGCCATGCTGGGCCGCGTGAAGCGCAAGATCGCCGGCGGCGTCCGCCCGGCAGCCTGA
- a CDS encoding sulfurtransferase, which translates to MTVAVESNEKFSAYAHPERLVSTEWLAAALAGGANGGLVVVESDEDVLLYETGHIPGAVKIDWHTDLNDDVTRDYIDGAAFAKLAAAKGISRDTTIVVYGDKSNWWAAYALWVFTLFGHEDVRLLDGGRDKWIAEGRELTTDATDVTPSAGYPVVERNDAPIRAYKEDVLARLGSNPLIDVRSPEEYSGERTHMPAYPQEGTLRGGHIPTAASIPWARAAAEDGTYRSREELEALYLGEAGLKAGDDVVAYCRIGERSSHTWFALKYLLGFDTVRNYDGSWTEWGNAVRVPIVKGTERGEWPGNN; encoded by the coding sequence ATGACTGTTGCAGTTGAAAGCAATGAGAAGTTTTCCGCCTACGCCCACCCGGAGCGGCTGGTTTCCACCGAGTGGCTTGCCGCCGCACTGGCCGGCGGGGCCAACGGCGGCCTGGTGGTGGTGGAATCCGATGAGGACGTGCTGCTCTATGAGACCGGGCATATCCCCGGCGCCGTCAAGATCGACTGGCACACCGACCTGAACGACGACGTCACCCGGGACTACATTGACGGCGCCGCTTTTGCCAAGCTCGCCGCCGCGAAGGGCATCTCCCGCGACACGACGATCGTGGTCTACGGCGACAAGTCCAACTGGTGGGCCGCGTACGCCCTGTGGGTGTTCACCTTGTTCGGCCACGAGGACGTCCGCCTGCTCGACGGCGGCCGCGACAAGTGGATCGCCGAGGGCCGCGAACTGACGACCGACGCCACCGACGTGACGCCGTCCGCCGGCTACCCGGTGGTGGAGCGCAACGACGCCCCCATCCGCGCCTACAAGGAAGACGTCCTGGCACGTTTGGGCAGCAACCCGCTGATCGACGTCCGCTCCCCCGAGGAATACTCCGGCGAACGCACGCACATGCCCGCCTACCCCCAGGAAGGCACGTTGCGCGGCGGCCACATCCCCACGGCCGCGTCCATCCCGTGGGCCCGCGCGGCCGCCGAGGACGGCACCTACCGCAGCCGCGAGGAACTCGAAGCCCTGTACCTGGGCGAAGCCGGGCTCAAGGCCGGCGACGACGTGGTGGCCTACTGCCGGATCGGCGAGCGTTCCAGCCACACCTGGTTCGCACTGAAGTACCTGCTCGGCTTTGACACGGTGCGCAACTACGACGGCTCCTGGACCGAATGGGGCAACGCCGTGCGCGTCCCGATCGTCAAGGGCACCGAACGCGGCGAATGGCCCGGAAACAACTAA
- a CDS encoding carboxymuconolactone decarboxylase family protein, which produces MTDNAGNKWTGGRQAFGDFAPALVHYTDEVLFDEVWERPELSKRDRSLVTVSALVAGGNTEQLSFHFSFARDNGVTENELIEAITHLAFYTGWPKAMSAMTVAKRVFSPTRQDT; this is translated from the coding sequence GTGACGGACAACGCAGGCAATAAATGGACCGGAGGCCGGCAAGCGTTTGGCGATTTCGCACCAGCTCTGGTCCACTACACCGATGAAGTGCTTTTTGATGAAGTCTGGGAACGCCCCGAACTCTCCAAGCGCGATCGCAGCCTGGTCACCGTGAGCGCACTCGTCGCAGGTGGCAATACCGAGCAACTTTCCTTCCATTTCTCCTTCGCCCGGGACAACGGCGTGACCGAGAACGAATTGATCGAAGCGATCACCCATCTGGCCTTCTACACAGGATGGCCGAAGGCCATGTCCGCCATGACCGTGGCAAAACGCGTGTTCTCCCCTACCCGGCAAGACACCTAG